GATGATCGATATGCTCAAGATTCCGTCGATCTCCGCCCAGAGTGAACATAAGCAGGATATGCTGGCATGTGCCGAGTTTTTGATGGATCAGCTCAAAGATATCGGCCTCGAGCCCCAGCTTCATGAAACTCCCGGTCATCCGGTCGTTTATGCTGAATACACGCAAAACCCGGATGCCCCCACGGCACTTATTTACGGTCATTACGACGTCCAGCCGGTCGATCCGCTGGAT
The nucleotide sequence above comes from Candidatus Zixiibacteriota bacterium. Encoded proteins:
- a CDS encoding M20/M25/M40 family metallo-hydrolase — encoded protein: MNAIEYIEKNYDKFVQVMIDMLKIPSISAQSEHKQDMLACAEFLMDQLKDIGLEPQLHETPGHPVVYAEYTQNPDAPTALIYGHYDVQPVDPLDLWNSPPFEPEIKDDIIYARGSADDKGQLLIHVKAIEALMKTEGSVPINFKLIFEGEEEI